The proteins below are encoded in one region of Syngnathus acus chromosome 2, fSynAcu1.2, whole genome shotgun sequence:
- the zgc:86609 gene encoding TMCO1/EMC3 family protein: protein MAGPELLLDSSIRLWVVLPIVFITFLVGVIRHYVTQLLHTDKKVDLEQVSDSQVLLRSRILRENGRYIPRQSFTMRKHYFNNAETGFFKKVKRKVVPKNPMTDTSMLTDMMKGNLTNVLPMIVIGGWINWAFSGFVITKVPFPLTLRFKPMLQRGIDLLTLDASWVSSASWYFLNVFGLRSMYSLILGQDNAADQSRVMQDQMTGAAMAMPPDPNKAFKSEWEALEIVEHKWALENVEEELMARELNFADVFSQDLKSTVF from the exons ATGGCCGGCCCAGAGCTCCTGCTGGACTCCAGCATCCGTTTGTGGGTAGTGCTGCCCATTGTCTTCATCACTTTCCTGGTGGGTGTCATCCGCCATTATGTCACTCAACTGCTGCACACTGACAAGAAGGTGGACCTGGAGCAGGTTTCTGACAG TCAGGTACTCCTGCGCAGTCGCATCCTCCGAGAAAACGGCAGATATATCCCCAGACAG TCGTTCACAATGAGGAAGCACTACTTTAACAATGCTGAAACGGGCTTCTTCAAGAAGGTTAAGAGGAAAGTCGTCCCCAAAAACCCAATGACAG ATACGAGCATGCTGACAGACATGATGAAAGGAAACCTGACTAATGTGCTGCCCATGATCGTGATCGGCGGCTGGATCAACTGGGCCTTCTCCGGATTCGTCATAA CCAAGGTTCCGTTCCCGCTGACACTGCGGTTCAAACCAATGTTGCAACGCGGCATTGACCTGCTCACGTTGGATGCGTCCTG GGTTAGTTCTGCCTCCTGGTACTTCCTTAACGTGTTTGGCCTGCGGAGCATGTACAGCCTCATCCTGGGACAAGACAATG CTGCCGATCAATCGCGTGTCATGCAGGACCAGATGACGGGTGCCGCCATGGCCATGCCCCCAGACCCCAACAAGGCCTTTAAG AGCGAGTGGGAGGCGCTGGAGATTGTGGAGCACAAGTGGGCGCTAGAGAACGTGGAAGAGGAGCTCATGGCCCGAGAGCTCAACTTTGCAGATGTCTTCAGCCAGGACTTGAAGTCCACTGTGTTTTAG